From one Formosa sediminum genomic stretch:
- the dapB gene encoding 4-hydroxy-tetrahydrodipicolinate reductase — MKIALLGYGKMGKTIEQIALKRGHDIVIKASIENPEYNIKDADIAIDFSMPSAAVGNISNCFNNGVPVVSGTTGWLEDYDKMTALCNAQKGGFIYASNFSLGVNIFFELNKNLAKMMSNLDQYNISMEEIHHTQKLDEPSGTAISLANDIISEHKTYKDWALNTSEPTTIPIVAKRIPEVPGTHVVAYESNVDTITIEHKAHNREGFALGAVIAAEWLVGKTGVFSMKDVLNIG, encoded by the coding sequence ATGAAAATAGCATTACTAGGATATGGAAAAATGGGTAAAACCATAGAACAAATAGCTCTTAAACGTGGCCATGACATAGTAATTAAAGCAAGTATAGAAAATCCTGAATACAATATAAAAGATGCAGATATTGCAATCGATTTTAGCATGCCAAGCGCTGCCGTTGGGAATATTTCTAATTGTTTTAACAACGGTGTTCCTGTTGTCTCTGGAACAACGGGTTGGCTAGAAGATTACGATAAAATGACGGCGTTATGCAATGCACAAAAAGGGGGATTTATTTATGCTTCAAATTTTAGTCTGGGTGTAAACATCTTTTTCGAATTAAATAAAAATCTAGCTAAAATGATGAGTAACCTAGATCAATACAACATATCTATGGAAGAAATTCATCATACTCAAAAATTAGACGAACCTAGCGGAACTGCCATTTCCCTAGCTAACGATATTATTTCTGAACATAAAACCTATAAAGATTGGGCGTTAAACACTTCAGAACCTACAACTATCCCTATAGTTGCAAAACGTATTCCTGAAGTTCCTGGTACACATGTGGTCGCTTACGAAAGTAATGTAGATACCATTACAATAGAACATAAAGCACATAATAGAGAAGGTTTTGCATTAGGAGCTGTAATTGCAGCAGAATGGCTAGTTGGAAAAACTGGTGTTTTTAGTATGAAAGACGTGTTAAACATTGGTTAA
- a CDS encoding ParB/RepB/Spo0J family partition protein, whose protein sequence is MAKAVKKQALGRGLSALLKDPSNDINSVQDKNADKVIGNIVELELDTIEMNPFQPRTNFNEESLRELASSIKELGVIQPITVRKLDFNTYQLVSGERRFRASEHLGLKTIPAYIRIANDQESLEMALVENIQRQDLDPIEIALSYQRLIDEINLTQEQMSERVGKKRSTIANYLRLLKLDPIIQTGMRDGFISMGHGRAIINIEDQSTQIDIYTRILKQKLSVRDTETLVRNYNETKSLDPQKPEKKEDDTPQFVTKSIEDFSDYFGHKIDIKVAKNGKGKITIPFHSEEDFNRIKKLVQSAK, encoded by the coding sequence ATGGCGAAGGCAGTAAAGAAACAAGCATTAGGAAGAGGATTATCTGCATTGTTAAAAGACCCTAGTAATGATATAAACTCGGTTCAAGACAAAAATGCAGATAAAGTTATAGGAAATATTGTAGAATTAGAATTAGATACTATTGAAATGAACCCATTTCAGCCACGTACTAATTTTAATGAAGAATCACTGCGCGAACTCGCTTCATCTATCAAAGAATTAGGTGTTATTCAGCCTATAACCGTTAGAAAATTAGATTTTAACACTTACCAATTAGTATCTGGTGAACGCCGTTTTAGAGCCTCCGAGCATTTAGGATTAAAAACAATTCCTGCATATATACGTATTGCAAACGATCAGGAATCTCTAGAAATGGCTTTGGTAGAAAATATCCAACGTCAAGATTTAGACCCTATTGAAATCGCATTATCTTACCAACGTTTAATTGATGAGATTAATTTAACACAAGAACAAATGAGCGAGCGTGTTGGTAAAAAAAGATCGACTATCGCTAACTATTTACGCCTTTTAAAATTAGACCCAATCATTCAAACAGGAATGCGAGATGGTTTTATATCTATGGGACACGGTCGTGCTATTATTAATATTGAAGACCAAAGTACTCAAATAGATATCTATACCCGTATTTTAAAACAAAAACTTTCTGTTAGAGATACGGAGACTTTAGTAAGAAATTATAACGAAACTAAATCTTTAGATCCTCAAAAACCAGAGAAAAAAGAAGACGATACGCCACAATTTGTGACTAAAAGTATCGAAGATTTTTCAGATTATTTCGGTCATAAAATCGATATTAAAGTGGCTAAAAATGGAAAAGGAAAAATCACCATTCCATTTCACTCTGAAGAAGATTTTAATCGTATAAAAAAACTTGTACAGAGTGCAAAGTAA
- a CDS encoding riboflavin synthase subunit beta, which produces MGIFKTRQNKKFTYTPRHFKSEGDGSPFEIKHKFDDYRKTVGPTGGIKTKFKNAFGELKESPDRAANRRIKIIVAILILIFLFIIDFDLSIFLPNS; this is translated from the coding sequence ATGGGGATATTTAAAACCAGACAAAATAAAAAATTTACGTATACACCTCGTCATTTTAAAAGTGAAGGAGATGGGAGTCCGTTTGAGATAAAACATAAGTTTGACGATTATAGAAAAACTGTTGGACCAACAGGTGGAATAAAAACGAAATTTAAAAATGCTTTTGGCGAATTAAAAGAATCTCCAGATCGAGCAGCAAATCGTCGGATTAAAATTATTGTTGCCATACTAATTCTAATTTTTCTATTTATTATAGATTTTGATTTATCCATATTCCTTCCAAATTCATAA
- the mutL gene encoding DNA mismatch repair endonuclease MutL, whose translation MADIIQLLPDHVANQIAAGEVVQRPASVVKELLENAIDANAQHIKLLVKDAGKTLVQVIDDGVGMSVTDARLSFERHATSKIRSAEDLFQLNTKGFRGEALASIAAIAHVELKTKQAQDEVGTTLTIEGSEVVNQDVVVTPTGTSIAVKHLFFNIPARRNFLKSNTVETRHIIDEFQRVALAHPSISFVMYHNGSEVFNLPESNYRQRIVNIFGPKTNEKLVPVNEDTDVLKISGFVGKPEYAKKSRGEQFFFVNHRFIKSAYLNHAITAAFEGLIKEGTHASYFLNLEVNPQTIDINIHPTKTEIKFDDEHTLYAILRASVKHSLGQFNIAPVLDFDRDANLDTPYDYSNKTAQTPTIEVDRSFNPFDIEKPQTPSRASSSPAFTTRKETPTASWESLYVGMESKGTKTTTDFSEIQFESVESTASLFDDSQISTKQDSYQLQNKYVLSAIKSGMLVIDQHRAHQRVLYEEFLEYITGKNTVSQQLLFPLNIQLSKQEQDIILNLKSDLEHVGFVFQSIENQSVEIIGLPINVPESEVSIILEQLISDVEQEVPDANFSAADLLAKSLAKSLAIKSGQSLSQTEQEHLVNSLFACKDPSVSPVNRPTFITMTVDELDKKFM comes from the coding sequence ATGGCAGATATTATTCAACTTTTACCAGACCATGTTGCAAATCAAATAGCAGCAGGAGAGGTAGTTCAACGCCCAGCTTCTGTAGTTAAAGAACTTTTAGAAAATGCTATAGATGCTAATGCTCAACATATAAAGTTATTAGTTAAAGACGCAGGAAAAACCTTAGTTCAAGTTATAGATGATGGTGTAGGAATGAGTGTTACAGATGCACGTTTAAGTTTTGAACGCCATGCCACATCTAAAATTAGGTCTGCCGAAGATTTATTTCAGCTCAATACCAAAGGGTTTCGAGGAGAAGCATTGGCTAGTATTGCTGCAATTGCACATGTAGAATTAAAAACTAAACAAGCCCAAGATGAGGTAGGAACAACGCTTACTATAGAAGGGAGCGAAGTTGTTAATCAGGATGTAGTTGTTACTCCCACAGGAACATCTATAGCTGTAAAACACTTGTTTTTTAATATTCCAGCACGTCGTAATTTTTTAAAATCTAATACTGTCGAGACTAGGCATATTATCGACGAATTTCAGCGTGTAGCTTTAGCTCATCCCAGCATTAGTTTTGTAATGTATCATAATGGATCTGAAGTTTTTAATTTACCTGAAAGTAATTACAGACAACGCATTGTTAATATTTTTGGTCCCAAAACCAATGAAAAATTGGTGCCTGTAAATGAAGATACAGATGTGCTTAAAATTTCAGGATTTGTTGGTAAACCTGAATATGCAAAGAAGTCTAGGGGCGAACAATTTTTCTTTGTTAACCACAGATTTATAAAAAGTGCTTATTTAAACCATGCCATTACAGCAGCTTTTGAAGGCTTAATAAAAGAGGGAACACATGCGAGTTATTTCTTAAATTTAGAAGTTAATCCGCAAACAATAGATATTAATATTCATCCTACAAAAACAGAAATAAAATTTGACGATGAACATACCTTGTATGCCATTTTAAGAGCTTCTGTTAAACATAGCTTAGGTCAGTTTAATATAGCTCCAGTTTTAGATTTTGATCGGGATGCTAATTTAGATACGCCATACGATTATTCTAATAAAACTGCACAAACACCAACTATTGAGGTGGATAGGTCGTTTAATCCGTTTGATATTGAAAAACCCCAAACACCATCTAGAGCTTCATCTTCACCTGCTTTTACCACACGAAAAGAGACACCAACTGCAAGTTGGGAAAGTTTATATGTAGGTATGGAATCAAAGGGCACTAAAACTACAACAGACTTTAGTGAAATTCAATTTGAAAGTGTAGAAAGCACAGCTTCTTTATTTGATGATTCGCAAATTTCAACAAAACAAGATTCGTATCAACTTCAAAATAAATATGTTTTAAGTGCAATTAAATCCGGAATGTTGGTTATCGATCAACATCGGGCTCATCAACGTGTGCTTTACGAAGAGTTTTTAGAATATATTACTGGAAAAAATACGGTAAGCCAACAGTTATTATTTCCATTAAATATTCAACTTTCAAAGCAAGAACAAGATATTATTTTAAATTTAAAGAGTGATTTAGAACATGTTGGATTTGTGTTTCAAAGTATTGAAAATCAGTCTGTAGAAATTATTGGGTTGCCAATTAATGTTCCAGAAAGCGAAGTAAGTATTATATTAGAACAATTAATTAGTGATGTAGAACAAGAGGTTCCCGATGCAAATTTTAGTGCTGCAGATTTATTAGCTAAATCCTTAGCAAAAAGTCTAGCAATAAAATCTGGACAATCTTTATCACAAACAGAGCAAGAGCATTTGGTAAATAGCTTATTCGCTTGTAAAGACCCCAGTGTGTCTCCTGTTAATAGGCCAACATTTATTACCATGACGGTAGATGAGTTGGATAAAAAATTTATGTAA
- the trxA gene encoding thioredoxin translates to MSRFSELIKQDKPVLVDFFAEWCGPCKTMAPILKAVKDSLGETVSILKIDVDKNQELASKLNVRGVPTLILYKSGTQVWRQSGVVQQSDLINIIKNS, encoded by the coding sequence ATGAGTCGGTTTTCAGAATTAATTAAACAAGATAAGCCTGTTTTAGTCGATTTTTTTGCAGAATGGTGTGGCCCATGTAAAACTATGGCTCCTATTTTAAAAGCTGTAAAAGATAGTTTAGGTGAAACGGTTTCTATATTAAAAATAGATGTAGATAAAAACCAAGAATTAGCATCTAAGCTAAATGTAAGAGGGGTACCCACATTAATTTTATATAAATCAGGTACTCAAGTTTGGAGGCAATCTGGTGTGGTGCAACAGTCAGATTTAATTAACATTATAAAAAATAGTTAG
- the lepB gene encoding signal peptidase I — translation MTLTQWFIFILIIQVVHGLGTWKLYVKAGKQAWEAFIPVYNAIVLMKIINRPWWWTILLFLPIVNLIMFPVIWVETARSFGKNTTLDTILAIVTLGFYNYYLNYVATDLNYIENRSLEPRTSAGDWVSSILFAIVAATIVHTYIIQPFTIPTSSLEKTLLIGDFLFVSKLNYGPRIPQTTLALPMVHDSIPKTKLKSYIADDNLETKDQSLKNKTLLPYLRLPGFQDIERNDIVVFNWPVDTVTDFFNTPDRNHWKPVDKKSNYVKRCVGLPGDSLEVRDGYVFINGKQNELPDRAKLQFSYLVQPKTHQFNPKELADRYGITDRFGIINDQNTYMFMSITDEAVEQFKNHPNVASITPIKEEQGVRDPRIFPQDPNYNWNNDFFGPLYIPEAGKTIDLNVDVLPLYKRVITEYEGNTLQVKGSKIYVNGEATTSYTFKQDYYWMMGDNRHNSQDARAWGFVPFDHVVGKPVFIWMSWDQYGKPRWDRFFTTVGGSGKPVSYLIPALIVIAGLFGFNTYRKRKKAKA, via the coding sequence ATGACTTTAACTCAGTGGTTTATTTTTATTTTAATCATCCAAGTTGTTCACGGATTAGGAACTTGGAAACTTTATGTAAAAGCAGGTAAACAAGCATGGGAAGCTTTTATTCCTGTTTATAATGCTATTGTATTAATGAAGATCATCAATAGACCTTGGTGGTGGACAATCTTACTCTTTTTACCTATTGTAAACTTAATTATGTTTCCTGTAATTTGGGTCGAAACTGCTAGAAGTTTTGGTAAAAACACTACTTTAGATACCATTCTAGCAATTGTAACATTAGGTTTTTACAACTATTATCTAAATTATGTTGCTACTGATTTAAACTATATTGAAAACAGGAGTTTAGAACCTAGAACAAGTGCTGGAGATTGGGTTAGCTCTATACTCTTTGCCATTGTTGCTGCTACTATAGTACATACTTACATTATTCAACCCTTTACTATTCCTACATCATCTTTAGAAAAAACATTACTTATTGGAGATTTTTTATTTGTAAGTAAATTAAATTATGGGCCTCGAATTCCGCAAACTACTTTGGCCTTACCTATGGTGCACGATTCAATTCCAAAAACCAAACTAAAATCATATATAGCAGACGATAATTTAGAGACAAAAGATCAATCTTTAAAAAACAAAACCCTTTTACCTTATCTTAGACTACCTGGCTTTCAAGACATAGAACGCAACGATATTGTTGTATTTAACTGGCCAGTAGATACTGTTACAGACTTTTTTAATACCCCAGACCGTAACCATTGGAAACCTGTCGATAAAAAATCTAACTATGTAAAACGTTGTGTTGGTTTACCTGGTGACTCTTTAGAAGTAAGAGATGGTTATGTTTTTATAAATGGTAAACAAAATGAATTACCAGATCGCGCTAAGCTGCAGTTTAGTTATTTAGTACAGCCTAAAACGCATCAATTTAATCCTAAAGAACTAGCAGACCGTTACGGAATAACAGATCGATTTGGGATAATTAACGATCAGAACACTTATATGTTTATGTCTATTACAGACGAAGCTGTAGAACAATTTAAAAATCATCCAAACGTAGCGAGTATAACTCCAATTAAAGAAGAACAAGGAGTTAGAGATCCTAGAATTTTTCCTCAAGATCCAAATTATAACTGGAATAACGATTTTTTCGGACCATTATACATTCCTGAAGCCGGTAAAACTATAGATTTAAATGTAGATGTATTACCACTTTATAAACGCGTTATTACGGAATATGAAGGCAATACTTTACAAGTGAAAGGGAGTAAAATTTATGTAAACGGTGAGGCAACCACTAGCTATACGTTTAAACAAGATTATTATTGGATGATGGGAGACAACAGACATAACTCTCAAGATGCTAGAGCTTGGGGCTTTGTACCTTTTGATCATGTTGTGGGAAAACCTGTATTTATTTGGATGAGCTGGGATCAATACGGTAAACCGCGTTGGGATCGATTCTTTACTACTGTTGGCGGTAGCGGAAAACCAGTATCTTATTTAATTCCAGCACTTATAGTTATCGCAGGTTTATTTGGTTTTAACACCTATAGAAAGCGTAAAAAAGCAAAGGCCTAA
- a CDS encoding rhomboid family intramembrane serine protease, with protein sequence MNTLNQDIKQKLSHLNVLEKIIAINVVVFVIGVILKALKAVLPYFISLKWFELSSHLSELIVTPWSFITYAFVHYDFIHLLFNMLWLYFIGQWFLNMFSKKLAINIYFLGAIAGALVFLLGYNLLPNVFNSGGRLVGASAAVRALLIFMCAYMPQMDLRFFMFNIKLWIVGAAIVTLDVLGLGSINAGGNLAHIGGAALGFIYAMQYKQGTDIGKGFEMLVDTITGWFSKSGKSPLKTVYKQTNKKMGGFKKEEFDAFTKQKRIDIILDKISKSGYDSLTKEEKEFLFKAGK encoded by the coding sequence ATGAATACACTTAATCAAGATATTAAACAAAAACTATCACATTTAAATGTATTAGAAAAAATAATAGCAATAAATGTTGTTGTTTTTGTTATTGGAGTTATTTTAAAAGCATTAAAGGCGGTTTTACCTTACTTTATTAGTTTAAAATGGTTTGAATTATCAAGTCATTTATCAGAGCTCATAGTCACTCCATGGTCTTTTATTACGTATGCATTTGTACACTACGATTTTATACATTTGTTATTTAATATGTTGTGGTTGTATTTTATCGGACAATGGTTTTTAAACATGTTCAGTAAAAAATTAGCCATAAATATTTATTTTTTAGGCGCAATTGCAGGCGCACTTGTATTTCTTTTAGGCTATAATTTATTACCTAATGTATTTAATTCTGGTGGACGTTTGGTTGGTGCATCTGCAGCAGTACGAGCGTTACTCATTTTTATGTGTGCTTACATGCCGCAAATGGATTTAAGGTTTTTTATGTTTAATATTAAACTCTGGATTGTTGGTGCAGCTATAGTTACTTTAGATGTTTTAGGACTTGGAAGTATTAATGCAGGTGGAAATTTGGCACATATTGGAGGTGCAGCTCTTGGTTTTATATATGCCATGCAATATAAACAAGGTACAGATATAGGAAAAGGATTTGAAATGCTTGTAGACACCATTACAGGATGGTTCTCTAAGTCGGGGAAATCACCTCTAAAAACGGTTTATAAACAAACCAATAAAAAAATGGGAGGTTTTAAAAAAGAAGAGTTTGATGCCTTTACAAAACAAAAGCGTATAGATATTATTTTAGATAAAATTAGTAAAAGTGGTTATGACAGCTTAACTAAAGAGGAAAAAGAATTTTTATTTAAAGCTGGAAAGTAA
- a CDS encoding WbqC family protein, producing MTSILHPTYFPNIAHMAVMAQSDVVTFEMDDNFAKQTYRTRTYIYGANGKLLLNIPVVYTQKNRQKYRDVKISYAEDWQSVHWKSLLSAYKTSPFFEYYEDDLRPLFETKAEYILDFNMNCFEVISECLQLEKSIQETQEFKHDIVGASDLRHLVNPKSDLNFQNEKYTQVFDDKHGFINNLSVLDLLFNEGPNALDYLENQDLSL from the coding sequence TTGACAAGTATTTTACATCCTACATATTTCCCTAATATTGCCCACATGGCCGTCATGGCACAGTCTGATGTGGTAACTTTTGAAATGGATGATAATTTTGCAAAGCAAACCTATAGAACACGCACCTATATTTACGGTGCTAATGGGAAATTATTATTAAATATTCCAGTAGTTTACACACAGAAAAACAGACAGAAATATCGTGATGTAAAAATTTCTTATGCAGAAGATTGGCAAAGTGTACATTGGAAATCTTTACTATCTGCTTATAAAACGTCTCCGTTCTTTGAATATTATGAAGATGATTTACGCCCGCTTTTTGAAACTAAAGCTGAATATATTTTAGATTTTAACATGAACTGTTTCGAAGTTATTTCTGAATGTCTTCAGTTAGAAAAATCAATCCAAGAAACTCAAGAATTTAAACACGATATAGTAGGCGCCTCAGATCTAAGACACTTGGTAAATCCAAAATCGGATCTAAACTTTCAAAACGAGAAATATACCCAAGTCTTCGACGATAAACATGGGTTTATAAACAATTTAAGTGTTTTAGATTTACTCTTTAATGAAGGTCCAAATGCCTTAGATTATTTAGAAAATCAAGACCTGTCTTTATAA
- a CDS encoding rhomboid family intramembrane serine protease produces MNRISETVKHLIIINVIMFIGTMIVGGGTLFYDWFALHFPKNEAFQPWQIFTHMFMHGGFMHIAFNMLALWMFGTPVEQRFGSKKFLFFYLSSGLGAALLMLGYYFFQYSSGMSALEAAGFDPAETLETLRSGYAMYDTRWSQVLDGDQLGKFVSVFNGTMVGASGAIMGVLVAFGMLYPESKLMMIFLPIPIKAKYFIPGIIALDLISAITGQSFFSPSNTAYVAHVGGALTGFLIMWYWKKTQFDKNRWD; encoded by the coding sequence ATGAATAGAATTTCCGAAACAGTAAAACACCTTATTATAATAAATGTGATCATGTTTATCGGAACCATGATAGTAGGTGGAGGTACATTATTTTACGATTGGTTTGCATTACATTTTCCTAAAAATGAAGCTTTCCAACCTTGGCAAATATTTACACATATGTTTATGCATGGTGGTTTTATGCATATTGCTTTTAATATGTTAGCTCTTTGGATGTTTGGAACGCCTGTAGAACAACGATTTGGTAGTAAAAAATTCTTGTTTTTCTATTTGTCTTCTGGGCTTGGTGCCGCATTATTAATGTTAGGATATTACTTTTTTCAATATAGTTCTGGGATGTCTGCTTTAGAAGCCGCAGGATTTGATCCTGCAGAAACGTTAGAAACGTTACGTTCAGGTTATGCTATGTACGATACGCGTTGGTCTCAAGTTCTAGATGGCGATCAGTTAGGGAAATTTGTAAGTGTATTTAATGGCACTATGGTTGGTGCTTCGGGCGCAATTATGGGCGTATTGGTTGCCTTTGGTATGTTATATCCAGAATCTAAATTAATGATGATATTTTTACCAATACCTATTAAAGCAAAGTATTTTATTCCGGGAATTATTGCTTTAGATTTAATTTCTGCCATAACAGGACAGTCGTTTTTTAGTCCAAGTAATACAGCCTATGTAGCTCATGTTGGAGGTGCATTAACAGGATTCTTAATTATGTGGTATTGGAAAAAAACACAATTCGATAAAAACCGTTGGGATTAA
- a CDS encoding DUF5683 domain-containing protein: MQSKFFITTLLSFLFCLNSLAQDDGKSKSVTPNKSTDTLVVDNAKIIVTEEANAVTTNDTLANNISKKESRLTDPLAPARAAFYSAILPGLGQAYNRKYWKIPIVYAAIGTGVYFYIDNNNAYNRYRDAYKRRLAGFTDDEFYGRISDDGLINAQEQLRENKELSLLVTIGLYVLNIVDANVDAHLLQFNIDDNLSLAPHFNYNEVERSTNLGFSFNFKF; encoded by the coding sequence GTGCAAAGTAAATTTTTTATAACTACTCTACTTTCATTTTTATTCTGCTTAAATAGCCTAGCGCAAGATGATGGTAAATCAAAATCTGTAACACCTAACAAATCTACAGACACACTTGTTGTGGACAATGCTAAGATTATCGTTACCGAAGAAGCAAATGCAGTCACAACTAACGATACACTTGCTAATAATATTTCTAAAAAAGAATCCAGATTAACAGATCCATTAGCTCCCGCACGTGCAGCTTTTTATTCAGCAATATTACCGGGTTTAGGACAAGCATATAACAGAAAATATTGGAAAATTCCTATTGTATACGCTGCCATTGGTACAGGTGTTTACTTTTATATAGATAATAATAATGCTTATAATCGCTATCGCGATGCTTATAAACGTAGATTAGCAGGCTTTACAGACGATGAATTTTACGGAAGAATCTCTGATGATGGTTTAATAAATGCACAAGAACAATTACGAGAAAATAAAGAATTATCTTTATTAGTCACCATTGGGTTATATGTATTAAACATTGTAGATGCAAATGTAGATGCCCATTTACTACAGTTTAATATAGACGATAATTTATCATTAGCACCACATTTTAATTACAATGAGGTAGAACGCTCTACTAATCTAGGTTTTTCCTTTAACTTTAAATTTTAA
- a CDS encoding DUF6122 family protein, giving the protein MLQTLIHYGIHFLGPLAVALLFYKPRWKYAYVIMICGMLIDLDHLLASPIFSPGRCSINFHPLHSYWAIALYVLLVIPKKTRLIGLGLVIHIIADAVDCSLM; this is encoded by the coding sequence ATGTTACAAACGCTTATACATTACGGAATTCATTTTTTGGGTCCCTTAGCTGTGGCATTATTATTTTATAAACCACGCTGGAAATACGCTTATGTTATTATGATTTGCGGCATGCTAATCGATTTAGACCATTTATTAGCCTCACCTATTTTTAGTCCCGGACGTTGTAGTATTAATTTTCATCCGCTCCACTCCTATTGGGCCATTGCATTATATGTTTTATTAGTAATTCCTAAGAAAACGCGTCTGATAGGTTTAGGATTAGTTATTCATATAATTGCCGATGCAGTAGATTGTAGTTTAATGTAA
- a CDS encoding endonuclease/exonuclease/phosphatase family protein, whose protein sequence is MSKLNVIDKFIFFINSVLATLLLLSYILPFFQPKHFTLLSVLSLTVPVLIIINVLFVLYWLLKLKLQMLLSFLVLVFGYFYMGTLFKIGGSTVAENANTISIMSYNVRLFNIYDWIPNTDVGKDISNFVKSEQPDILSLQEYHPNNKSIDFSFYKYSYIQLAGEKKQFGQAIFSQYPIVNKGSIKFPNTPNNAIFADVVKNNDTIRVYNIHLQSLRINTQVEALKKEDSARLLKSIGQSFAMQQDQTELFLEHKKTCKYKMIITGDLNNTAYSYVYRMIRGNLDDTFKEAGTGFGKTFNFKFFPVRIDFIFADGANFTINSFKTFNDEVHSDHYPIMTTLSLH, encoded by the coding sequence ATGAGTAAATTAAACGTTATTGATAAATTTATTTTTTTCATCAATTCGGTTTTGGCTACTTTACTGCTATTATCTTATATTTTGCCATTTTTTCAACCTAAGCATTTTACACTCTTATCTGTTTTAAGTCTAACAGTCCCTGTTTTAATAATAATAAATGTATTATTTGTTTTATACTGGTTGCTAAAATTAAAACTGCAAATGTTACTGTCTTTTTTAGTCTTAGTGTTTGGTTATTTTTATATGGGTACGTTGTTTAAGATAGGAGGATCTACAGTAGCGGAAAATGCAAATACTATCTCTATTATGAGTTATAATGTGAGATTATTTAATATTTATGATTGGATTCCAAATACAGATGTAGGTAAAGATATTTCTAATTTTGTAAAATCAGAACAACCAGATATTTTAAGTTTGCAAGAATATCATCCTAATAATAAGAGTATAGATTTTTCATTTTATAAGTATAGCTATATTCAATTAGCGGGTGAAAAAAAACAATTTGGTCAGGCTATTTTTTCTCAATATCCAATTGTAAATAAAGGATCTATAAAATTTCCAAACACACCTAACAATGCTATTTTTGCTGACGTTGTTAAAAATAATGATACAATTCGTGTATACAACATTCACTTACAATCTTTGCGTATAAACACTCAAGTAGAAGCATTGAAAAAAGAAGATTCGGCGCGATTATTAAAGAGTATAGGTCAATCTTTTGCCATGCAACAAGATCAAACAGAGTTGTTTTTGGAACATAAAAAGACCTGTAAATATAAAATGATTATTACTGGCGATTTAAATAATACAGCTTATTCTTATGTGTATAGAATGATTCGCGGGAATTTAGATGATACTTTTAAGGAAGCTGGTACTGGATTTGGAAAGACATTTAATTTTAAATTTTTTCCTGTACGGATAGATTTTATTTTTGCTGATGGAGCTAATTTTACGATTAACAGCTTTAAAACCTTTAATGATGAGGTACATTCAGATCATTATCCTATAATGACAACATTATCCTTACATTAA